The genomic interval AGTTATTTTCATGATTCATTTTAGATTTTTGTGAAGTGTCATTTTGTTCCCTATTTCTTTTTAGATTTTGTCCactttttgttattatttgtggtatttttattttgaatacaTTTTTCACaattctcataattatttttgtcGTGATCACAATCTCGACCACAATCATAATGTTCATGATCATTGTATACATATGCATTCATAAAGAGAAATGATGTAGAGTTAGTGGGgtgatattaataaatttttaataaaaattcatttattttatttaatcacaaataGACAGAAAATTAGtgtagaatattttttaaatccctattattgttgttgtggGAGCACATTGGAGGTCTGAAATGTATATAATGTGTtttataacacacacacacatatatatacatatatcagcAATCCTAAATccatataattgtaattatgaattgattttgaaaaaaatacagTTATATTTACTCACCATTTTAAAATCTTTCAACTTCATGTGGATCTAATCATATACAGCTGTTAGAAGAATAATAACAATCATTTAATGCATTTCTCGTAGATTTGTTCACAAagtaaatgaataataattcttgctttatttttGGCTACCATCGCCATCCCTTCTCATAATAGTTATCATTGGAGGGGAGGTACTGTCATTGTCATTGTCGAATTATAAAACTTTATCAGACAAGAGACATTGCTATTatccagtgttctaaaaggcgctaggcgctagtcgggcgtcaggctggggcctagcgcctaggcggcgcTTAAGAAaactgctattttttttattttttaaactttatgatataatttgatgttatttttaactaaatcaaagttgaaaattattaataatgcaacataaaccaataatatatagaattaagcatgagaaataaattattgtaattaataaataacattttaattagtCATACAATCAATACTATAAGCAAACAGCTAAGTGGATTttttggaaatattatagaatatatataattaataataaaactaaatataaatctataattatatataaatattaaatagaaaaaaaataaaataaaataaaaaacaaaaaacaaaaacagagcAAATGCCCCAATAACCACACAGAGAgacggggagagagagagagagagaggttacaACAGATGGAGCTCGACGGCGAGGACGGGGGCGGCGACGATGACGCTGAGGACGCGATAGATAAGAGGCGGTGACGATGAAACTTGGCGGCGAGGATCGAGCTGGACGCAGCGACAGCGGTGAGCTACTGGCGGgccgatgaagcttggcggtGTTGAGGCGGCAACAGCGTTCaggtgagaagagagaaatagggAGATGTTGAGAGGTTCGATTtaatgatttagcaaaaaaaaccctaaaaatgacTGAGCCAACGAGTTGGGCGCCAAGGCGCGCAGGCCGACTAGGCGCCGCCTAGGCACCCAAGCTGGCCGATTACTCGGGCCAACGCCTAGGAGGCCCAACTAAGGCAATTTCGGGAAGGCCAGCggccgcctagcgcctaggccaatttttagaacactgctatTATCCATGACTAAAGAATAATTTATACAAGTTATCATCGCTCACGATTGGAAAAAATGAAGCATCGCCATCACCTAAGGCCTAGGATTGGAGAAAATGAAGCATCGCCATCACCTAGGGTTGGAGAAGATGAACAAATACgatatgttttttatttctataattgcGCTTCTAATTTCTCTTAAGATTGTTGGATAAATTTAGTTGATTAATCACGACGATAATTAGATTAGTGGGTTTTAGTttgggttttgattttaattgttcttgtgttttattttattttatttgtatattttttttttatatttgggcTATTGgtgtattatttttgtgttgattttgaattgatttgagTATTAATCTAGCATATTTGAGTCaaggtaaaataaattagaattaaaatttattaataaataaataaattaaagaggGAAATAGCACAAATTACTCGTTCGCCGCAACCATTGGAGATGTAGTGAACTCGATCATCCCTCGGAGCTAGATACTTTCTAGGGAAAGCGAGATGTAAGCTTGCAAATACACGAGACGACGGCGATCGACGTAATCTCCGTTCACCTACGATATCTGCAAATTGCTGCTGCTCTCTATCTCTGACTGAAACGCCATAAAACAAGCTATGACACCGCTTCCTCCGAAGCTTTACACAGGTTCCTCTTTCTATTTGTAGAGTTGTCCTTCCACATACATGCATACTTCAAAGATTTCTGCAGACAATCACACAGAGACCCATGCGTTTGTACTGATTCGTGCGTGTGAATGTAGACGATGTTAGTCTTCTGATGGTGTTGCTGGACACGAACCCTTTCTTCTGGAGCACGCCAAACGCCGATTTCCTCTCCTTCTCCAAATTTATCTCACATGTACCGCCAAGCAAAACCCTAATCCGCTCTCTCTGCGAAACTCTAATTCACCACCCAATGCCGCCAGTTCTCATCTCTACTGTTTCGTTGTCTACAGGTCTTGGCATTTCTAAACTCCACTGTCCTCCTTAACCAACTCAATCAAGTTGTCGTGATCGCCACCGGCTTCAACACTTGCGGCTATGTCTATGATTCGTCCACGGCTGCCCCGAATCAGAGGGCGGAAAGTTTGTTACCGAAATTGGAGgagtttgtagcaaaagatgAGCAACTGAGCAAGGAGGGCGCTGCTGCTGGGATTGGGTCTTCCTTGTTATCTGGGTCTTTGTCTATGGCACTTTGTTGTATCCTTAACAGTGGTTACCTTTGTGGATTTTTAGCCCTTACTGTGTGAAATTGTTGTTTGGCTTAATATGATAACATAGATATACAGCGGGTGTTTCGCTCAGGGCCACTTCATCCGCAGCCTCGAGTGAGTGTTTATAACTTTTGTGCATTGTTAAACAAGTTCAATGATTGAAATTTGTTGTAATGGTTCATATGGCAATGCCTACTTCTGTTTGGAAATTATGATCCTATAACATGCTCTCATTTGGAAATTGTGGTAATATTCTGTCTGGTATATAGAAAGCTTTTTTGCTTGATCTGTAATTTGTTGAACTTAATGTTTGTGTTTGACAGGTATGTCCAGGAATCTTTTGGTTTACTGATTGGTTCTGCATTCATTAGTGTCGTTGTTTCTTTAATcagataaatattttctcttacaaaGTCACTGATATGATGTCAGATTTTGTGTTTGCATGGATCGCCTGATGGACCTGGACAGTACGTTTTCATGATTTTTGGCCATATCGACAATTTTTTTCCTTGAAGATGTTTACCCTGACAGGATTTCTTATTCACAGATATGTTGCCATCATGAATGCAATATTTTCAGCCCAACGTTCCATGGTATTGTGCACTGTAAACTTGACAGTTTTCTTCCCGTGTTACATGATATTAGTTCTTTCTTTCATGttctttatttgatatttatcttGGTATTTCATGCTTTAGCTTAATCTTTAGAGAGTCTCTGATGGGCAACTTAATGCTGTCttgctgaatttttttttgtgattcgACCAACCAATATGCGGCGCGCATATAAATATAACACTTTCAGCTATGACACTGCTAAATTGTGACATTTAATACCGAATCAAGAATTTGTTTTATGATTTAAGTATGACAAAGACCTTTCTATGTCTTCGAAGTCAGCATTAGGCTTCATTCCTGTGACATAAACTTCATCATTGGTGCTATTCATTTATTGTGTAAAGGGTAAGGTGCACATGTAGATTCTGAGACAGTATGTTGATAATTAATTGGTACCGCCATGGCATGCCCATTTTTATATTGACAATGGGTCGTGGGCCCTTTAGCTTTATGCCAAATTGGTGTGTTCTTTTAATTGGACCATTGTGGGACTCAATTTCTATCCAACGGTGTTTCTTttgataaagaaacaaaattaaaagaagcaattttttattaacaaattttCATTGTGTAAAGTTCAAAGACAACAGTTATGCAAGGGGCAATTGAAGAGCAGTATGTAAGGGGCAATTCGACACAGTTTAcagttattttttttgttttttttctgtgttttgttttgttttgttttgtttttcatattcaattaaaaaaatgaaaattaacatGCTtggtatttttagttttttttcttaaatattttttttggcaAGCTTTGCTAGCAACAGTAAGGTTGCTTCTTCATGACTAGAAGTCAcgggtttgagttgtggaaatacTACATTTGCAGAGCAAGTGTAATGTTGAATATGAGATCTTCAACAGACCCTCCCTTGACACTTGCAAAGCAGTGAGCAAGTGTAATGCCATGTTGCAGGCAGTGGGGAGGGCAAGGgacgtgaaaaaaaaaaatgaagacaaaatagaagttgtggaaacaattttttttgttgtttttattttatttcctagaagtcataaatttttttgaaaacaaaagcaagCGATCAAGTGCtaattttatttccaaaataatgaaaatggaaacaaaaaactgaaaagaaaatcCTACAATATAGGCCCTACGCAAATGGGTGAATagattcttattttaatcaaaatatctGTCAGATATGAATTCCCTGACAATAGAAACAACCCTTTGTTAGGGCACTAATGCACGTGCCTTGTCATTTTGTGAACTATTAATGATGTAACTCTTGGTTTTGTACCATGGATCATGAATGATTTTGCAAATTCTCCACCATCTCCTCTTCTGAATACATTTTGTAATTGTTAATCATCCATAATCCTTATCCCTTTTCccaattgatttatttttcaaaatctgttCCATGGTGTGAATGACTtactttattatgattttctataaAGTTGTTTTAGTCTTACtcacaaaagggaaaaagttgattttttttttttttgggtattaaTATTTTTGGACAAGCAAATGATGTTTGGAAAGAAAGACACGTCAAGGATACGGACTCCATTTATAGGTGCTAACCACCCTATGAATCTAATAGTCACAAGGTTCTAGCTATCtatgaatatgaaaaatcaccTGGAAAAGGCGAGAGAGACTCTAAACAAAAATGACAATACTCTGTCATCCAAAAAAAAGAGGCCAAAGTGAGCGGCTCCCTTCTAAAAAGATAATAGTTGCTCCTTGCTTGAAAGCCCTACAAGTGCACTCTTCTCAAAGGTGCCACATCTCACAAAGGAGAACTACTTGTTAGAGCATTTGGTGATTGCAATTCGAAAACTCCAAGCTCATAAGAGGTCTAAGATAGATCTTGGCCTCACTTAGCGTGCACTAAATATAAGCAACAACAAACTCCATACCTCCCAAACATTTTGCAATAAATGAGGAGACAAGCAAGCAACTCATAGCTGAACTTTAGTGTCGCGAAGCATCTATCTAGAATggtttgttttctctctttggGTTGTCTAGTGTATGAATAAATCCTGGATTTGCAAACCACACATAGATGGTTGTCCTAGGAAGGACCTTTTGCCTTCTAAAGTGTTTTAGGAGAAGCTAGTGCATCCTTGCCTTCATGAGGTATCGTAGAATGAACAGATAAAAAATGTTCCTCCCCACGGTTGCCTACCCATCCTTCCTTCCCCTAGTTGATTAAAGTGTAGTCATGGAACAAGTTATAAAAGGATATGGAAGAGTCTACCTCCCAAGCTTGGAGGTGGCACCTAAACTGAGGATTCAAACAAAGGGAACACCACAACAAGAGGTTTGTAGCCTAGTGTATAAATAGAAACCGACCCTTCCCAGTTGACCACTACCATAGCTTACTCACGGTGACCTCCTTTGAGCCTCTAGCATCACTCACAAGCCTTGAAAGGCACTTCTATACTTTGTTGAAGACAACAAGATTTCTAATACCCAAAACTCCTTGTCTAAAGGGAGAAAACCCTTTTCCCACTCAAccaactaaaaaatttaaactaatcTCAATATCAATATCAACACCATGCCTTAATCCCACTTGGAGGGGTTGGCTGCATGAATTCTAGTTTATCAATCATCTTTGCCCATAATCATATCTTCCCTTGTTATGCCAAGAGTTTTCATGAGtctttcttattatatttttgtacaaACTTTTTTCATGCCATCTACCCTCCTGATAGGTGCATCtattggtttttgttttcacaTGTCCAAACCACCCTAGTATCATCTTGTGCATTTCATTTTCAACAGGTTCACTTCAACCTTATTATggataatttcatttttaattgtcttttcttgtatggtcttATGTCCGTCATAATGTCCTCATTTTAGTTGCCATATAATTCTAGAACTGCTTCTTTAGACAATCCTGCCTCATTTATGAAAGTAACATTCTCAACAATTGATCTGAGATATTTGAActaatctttttcttctctctctctctctcaaggtCTTTTAATCAATTGCTCTGTTCTTTTTCCTTGCACTTGTTTCTCAGACCTTTCTTTCAAAACTGCCAGATATCTTAAGAAGGTTTCAGTAATGTTCGGTTTCAAGTTCAGTGCAAGAATTACATTAAAGTCAGTATAAAAATGAGGATATAGGTATAAGgctcttttgaaaatttattaaacatgtaaatgcaattaatTGGGGCCTCATTTACATCACTAGTGCAGACAGTGTTTTACTGTTAGCTATCTTTTACTGAATATGGTTAATCCAACATAAACTGGGGAGAGGAATGGTTGTGGTAGGACTGGTGTGAAATAATTACATTCTGATGATATGATACTTGATGCTTATCTACCATGAAGTTTAACATGTTCCTCATTTTAAACTAATTCTTGGGCTTCAGATGTGTTATTTCCCATTCACGACATTCAATCAGGATTTGTGTGCAACTGTCTTATGGGATTGGAAACAACATTTTATTACGAGTTTTGGGAAAAGAGCAATATTGAAACATGTTTTAGTTATATTCTTAGTGTGTAGTCTGCAAATCATGCAGCCTAGAATATTCCAACTGAATGATTTAGTTGAAAAGTATGAAGCAAAGCTTGAGGATTTCACCAAGGAAACCTACATCTTCATCCATCAGTCTCTGATATTGCACTACTTGTAAGTTTTTGGTAACTGTTATTCTCCATCTGTGTGGCTGCTTTGCCTTCCATTTAGCAGCCACTGACATCTGTCTCCATAAGTTCATAACCTTCAGCCCCCAAAGCTTCGTGGCTGCCATCCTTACCATTACATTGCCACTGTGTCCATGAGCATCTAAATCATTTTTGTTCCCTTGTTTCTGCAATCATGATACACGACCATTACCACCTGCAGTGATTGTATTTTTCCCTGCCTGATAGGT from Diospyros lotus cultivar Yz01 chromosome 8, ASM1463336v1, whole genome shotgun sequence carries:
- the LOC127807330 gene encoding general transcription and DNA repair factor IIH subunit TFB4: MTPLPPKLYTDDVSLLMVLLDTNPFFWSTPNADFLSFSKFISHVLAFLNSTVLLNQLNQVVVIATGFNTCGYVYDSSTAAPNQRAESLLPKLEEFVAKDEQLSKEGAAAGIGSSLLSGSLSMALCYIQRVFRSGPLHPQPRILCLHGSPDGPGQYVAIMNAIFSAQRSMVPIDSCVVGAQHSAFLQQASYITGGVYLKPQQLDGLFQYLSTVFATDLHSRRFLQLPKPVGVDFRASCFCHKNTIDMGYICSVCLSIFCKHHKKCSTCGSVFGQAQANAPSVSNLKRKFPER